The Camelina sativa cultivar DH55 chromosome 14, Cs, whole genome shotgun sequence genome includes a window with the following:
- the LOC104742722 gene encoding protein NRT1/ PTR FAMILY 1.2 → MENPPNDTEAKQIQPNGGKRTKGGIITMPFIIANEGFEKVASYGLLPNMIMYLIRDYRFGVAKGTNVLYMWSAASSFTPLLGAFLSDSYLGRFLTISIASLSSFLGMVLLWLTAMLPQVKPSPCDPTAAGSNCGPATASHLALLYSAFALISIGSGGIRPCSLAFGADQLDNKENPKNERVLESFFGWYYASSAVAVLIAFTGIVYIQEHLGWKIGFGVPAVLMLIAALLFVLASPLYVTRGVSKSLFTGLAQVGVAAYKKRKLSLPDHHDSVDCYYHTKDSDLKAPSHKLRFLNKACLISKREEEIGSDGFSLNSWRLCTTDKVEELKALIKVIPIWSTGIMMSINTSQSTFQVLQATSMDRRLSGHGSSFQVPAGSFGMFTIIALATWVVLYDRAVIPLASKIRGRPFRLSVKLRMGLGLFMSFLAMAVSATVESFRRNKAISQGYGNNPNAVVDFSAMWLVPQYVLHGLAEALTAIGQTEFFYTEFPKSMSSIAASLFGLGMGVASLLASVVLNAVNELTSRNGKESWVSDNINKGHYNYYYWVLAIMSFINVIYYVICSWSYGPLVDQVRNGRVNGVREEEELLDIAGKGFGKEDLSAVIKAN, encoded by the exons ATGGAGAACCCTCCGAATGATACAGAAGCTAAGCAAATCCAACCCAATGGAGGTAAAAGAACAAAAGGTGGAATCATCACTATGCCTTTCATCATAG CAAACGAGGGGTTCGAGAAAGTGGCGAGTTATGGTTTATTACCAAACATGATTATGTACTTGATCAGAGATTACAGATTTGGAGTAGCAAAAGGAACAAATGTGCTCTATATGTGGTCTGCTGCATCAAGCTTCACACCTCTCTTGGGTGCTTTCCTCTCTGATTCCTATCTTGGTCGTTTCCTCACCATCTCCATTGCTTCTCTTTCCAGTTTCTTG GGAATGGTGCTTTTATGGCTAACTGCAATGTTACCACAAGTGAAGCCATCGCCTTGCGATCCCACAGCAGCTGGGAGCAACTGTGGACCCGCGACCGCGTCTCATCTGGCTCTTTTGTATTCTGCATTTGCTCTTATATCGATCGGGTCAGGCGGGATTAGACCATGTTCCTTAGCCTTTGGAGCTGATCAATTAGACAACAAAGAGAACCCAAAGAACGAAAGAGTTCTCGAGAGTTTCTTTGGTTGGTACTACGCTTCCTCAGCTGTGGCTGTACTCATCGCGTTCACTGGTATTGTATACATTCAGGAGCATCTCGGATGGAAAATTGGGTTTGGAGTGCCTGCGGTCCTCATGTTGATCGCTGCTTTGCTATTTGTTCTCGCGTCTCCTCTCTATGTTACACGCGGTGTGAGCAAGAGTCTCTTCACAGGTTTAGCTCAAGTGGGTGTTGCAGCTTACAAGAAGAGGAAACTAAGTCTACCAGATCATCATGACTCCGTTGACTGTTATTATCACACGAAAGATTCTGATCTAAAAGCTCCAAGTCACAAGTTGAG GTTTTTGAATAAAGCCTGTTTAATAAGTAAACGCGAGGAGGAAATTGGGTCAGATGGGTTTTCTTTGAATTCATGGAGGCTATGCACAACAGACAAAGTAGAGGAGCTTAAAGCATTGATCAAAGTCATACCAATATGGTCCACAGGTATAATGATGTCCATAAATACTAGCCAAAGCACGTTTCAGGTGCTGCAAGCGACTTCTATGGACAGACGTCTGAGTGGCCATGGTTCAAGCTTTCAAGTTCCAGCTGGATCATTCGGTATGTTCACAATCATAGCTCTCGCCACGTGGGTCGTTCTATATGATCGTGCTGTTATCCCGTTAGCTTCAAAGATCCGAGGCAGACCTTTTCGACTCAGCGTTAAGCTAAGAATGGGATTAGGGTTATTCATGTCATTCTTAGCTATGGCGGTTTCTGCAACGGTTGAAAGCTTCAGAAGGAATAAAGCTATAAGCCAAGGGTATGGAAACAATCCCAATGCTGTGGTAGACTTCTCAGCAATGTGGCTGGTGCCACAATATGTGCTACATGGGTTAGCAGAGGCTCTTACCGCAATAGGACAGACTGAGTTTTTCTATACCGAGTTTCCTAAAAGCATGTCTAGTATCGCGGCTTCTCTCTTCGGTCTAGGAATGGGTGTGGCTAGTCTATTGGCAAGCGTGGTTCTCAATGCGGTCAATGAACTAACCTCAAGAAATGGTAAAGAGAGCTGGGTTTCAGACAACATTAACAAGGGTCATTACAACTATTACTATTGGGTACTCGCGATAATGAGCTTCATCAATGTGATCTACTACGTGATATGTAGCTGGTCGTATGGTCCTTTGGTTGACCAGGTGAGGAATGGTAGGGTTAATGGtgtgagagaggaagaagagttgCTTGACATTGCTGGCAAAGGCTTCGGGAAGGAAGATCTAAGTGCAGTTATTAAAGCCAATTAA
- the LOC109128817 gene encoding uncharacterized protein LOC109128817 — translation MMAKHYGIYERVRVLCAQWISSTPSATMELGTTGGVWRNLAQPLLATNYSADWNQLIALLTSPALPHFHLFMFRYLFQSTLYHLWRERNARRHGEPSNPQALLIKHIDKNIRNRLSSIASMGYQRYADGLQLWFSTHPPP, via the exons ATGATGGCAAAGCATTATGGTATCTACGAGAGAGTTCGAG TCTTATGTGCACAGTGGATATCTTCAACTCCATCTGCAACAATGGAACTCGGGACAACAG GAGGAGTATGGAGGAACCTTGCTCAACCACTCCTAGCTACGAACTACTCTGCTGATTGGAATCAACTGATTGCACTGCTCACAAGTCCGGCTCTTCCGCACTTCCATCTCTTCATGTTTCGCTACCTGTTCCAATCCACCCTGTACCATCTCTGGCGAGAACGGAATGCTCGTCGGCATGGTGAACCCTCCAATCCGCAAGCTCTTCTCATCAAGCACATTGACAAGAATATCAGAAATCGTCTCAGTTCGATAGCATCAATGGGATACCAACGCTATGCTGATGGCCTTCAGCTATGGTTTTCCACTCATCCACCTCCTTGA